One window of the Archangium primigenium genome contains the following:
- a CDS encoding NADase-type glycan-binding domain-containing protein, whose protein sequence is MRPLLLLILVPWLAQAAEPWPRLYSAEASATSFLRNNWNTYQENYHPSYVLDDDPKTAWVEGAEGDGVGESLTIPLSSLASARAVRLVIFNGYQKSPALLAANAAPKQLTVTVKGPAGTPSARQQLTLEKQMGPQSFDIPVKGGVSEVVLTLDSVHPGSKYRDTCISDVRVFVDSDVKYNASAEQGKRKALLGWKKARVADAKYYASLPKDYPYASTHFEKTSARKILSPRYVLPPGKTAEEVEVDDASLKPNKDFVPLRTLLSADAPAGGLSPTDWALIQELETLASTPSEQKGSWYALSFKKRIVPPENFSVAGSVRDALQLAEGSLFEAQGPGPLTLKTRAVDYYELGEGRTNLLLLEGTASDVKKVFFTATTTITERSTTTTTTQVLALYEAGRLSRLVSMEMTEDDGESGPLFQVSVSVPTWREGKLTRLSTQTVEEVEDHKAFVLPQAGLYQHQVTLQAVSES, encoded by the coding sequence ATGAGACCGCTCCTGCTGTTGATCCTGGTGCCGTGGTTGGCCCAGGCCGCCGAGCCCTGGCCCCGGCTGTATTCCGCCGAGGCCAGCGCCACCAGCTTCCTGCGCAACAACTGGAACACGTACCAGGAGAACTACCACCCCAGTTATGTGTTGGACGACGACCCCAAGACGGCCTGGGTGGAGGGCGCCGAGGGCGATGGCGTGGGCGAGTCGCTGACGATTCCGCTCTCGTCGCTGGCCTCGGCCCGCGCGGTGCGGCTGGTCATCTTCAATGGCTACCAGAAGTCCCCGGCCCTCCTGGCGGCCAATGCCGCGCCCAAGCAGCTCACCGTCACCGTGAAGGGCCCGGCGGGCACCCCCTCCGCCCGTCAGCAGCTGACGCTGGAGAAGCAGATGGGGCCGCAGTCCTTCGACATCCCGGTGAAGGGCGGAGTGTCCGAGGTGGTGCTCACCCTCGACAGCGTGCACCCGGGTTCCAAATACCGCGACACGTGCATCTCCGACGTGCGGGTCTTCGTGGACAGTGACGTGAAGTACAACGCCTCGGCGGAGCAGGGCAAACGCAAGGCCTTGCTGGGCTGGAAGAAGGCGCGCGTGGCGGATGCGAAGTACTACGCCTCCTTGCCCAAGGACTACCCCTACGCCTCCACCCACTTCGAGAAGACCTCCGCGCGGAAGATTCTCTCCCCGCGCTACGTGTTGCCTCCCGGCAAGACGGCCGAGGAGGTCGAGGTCGACGATGCGTCCTTGAAGCCGAACAAGGACTTCGTTCCGCTCCGGACGCTGCTGAGCGCGGATGCCCCCGCGGGCGGCCTGTCCCCGACGGACTGGGCCCTGATCCAGGAACTGGAGACACTCGCGAGCACACCCTCGGAGCAGAAGGGGTCGTGGTACGCGCTGTCCTTCAAGAAGCGCATCGTGCCACCCGAGAACTTCTCCGTGGCGGGCTCCGTGCGGGACGCGCTTCAACTCGCCGAGGGCTCGCTCTTCGAGGCCCAGGGGCCCGGCCCCCTGACGCTCAAGACGCGGGCCGTGGACTATTACGAGCTCGGGGAGGGCCGCACGAACCTCTTGCTGCTCGAGGGCACGGCCTCGGACGTGAAGAAGGTCTTCTTCACCGCCACGACCACCATCACCGAGCGCTCGACGACCACGACGACCACGCAGGTGCTCGCGCTCTACGAGGCGGGACGTTTGTCGCGGCTCGTGTCGATGGAGATGACGGAGGACGATGGAGAAAGCGGTCCGCTCTTCCAGGTGAGCGTGTCCGTGCCCACCTGGCGCGAGGGCAAGCTGACCCGACTGTCCACGCAGACCGTGGAGGAAGTGGAGGACCACAAGGCCTTCGTCCTGCCGCAAGCGGGCCTCTACCAGCATCAGGTCACACTCCAGGCCGTGTCGGAGTCCTGA
- a CDS encoding AraC family transcriptional regulator: MDALSAVLAPVRLQQTCWAFTVGRAPWGLAFGESQGCVRFHYVIRGSAWLSVDDTDASCVALSGGDLAVLPLGHAQVLRDHPRSVPARVEDVARCGSRSAVMHLEVGAKGPETSFITGAFVLDDPLARQILAVLPPVIRMTPEAEQGGPSFFENIQFITREVETDRPGSEIVLLRMADVIFIQILRAYLARVPDDGGGFLGALRDPSTAAALGAMHHRAEEPWTVASLAKEVGLSRSVFAARFTQLVGEPPLGYLTRLRMQKAAMLLREGSTLAKASQLTGYASEASFSHAFRQWSGVSPGVWRRKFQPPPA; this comes from the coding sequence ATGGATGCCCTGAGCGCGGTTCTCGCCCCGGTTCGTCTGCAGCAAACCTGTTGGGCGTTCACGGTCGGACGCGCACCGTGGGGATTGGCGTTCGGGGAGAGCCAGGGCTGCGTCCGCTTCCACTACGTCATCCGCGGCAGCGCGTGGCTCAGTGTCGACGATACGGACGCGTCATGCGTCGCGCTCTCCGGCGGGGATCTCGCGGTCCTGCCGCTCGGCCACGCGCAGGTGCTGCGCGATCATCCCCGCAGCGTCCCCGCGCGCGTCGAGGACGTCGCGCGATGCGGCTCGCGCAGTGCCGTCATGCACCTCGAAGTCGGAGCGAAGGGTCCGGAGACGAGCTTCATCACGGGCGCGTTCGTGCTCGATGATCCGCTCGCGCGGCAGATCCTCGCCGTGCTGCCGCCGGTCATCCGGATGACGCCCGAAGCGGAGCAGGGGGGGCCGTCGTTCTTCGAGAACATCCAGTTCATCACCCGCGAGGTCGAGACGGACCGACCCGGCTCCGAGATCGTCCTGCTGCGGATGGCGGACGTCATCTTCATCCAGATCCTCCGCGCGTATCTCGCGCGCGTCCCCGACGACGGCGGTGGCTTTCTCGGCGCCCTGCGCGATCCGAGCACGGCGGCGGCGCTCGGCGCGATGCACCATCGCGCCGAGGAGCCCTGGACCGTGGCCTCGCTCGCCAAGGAGGTCGGACTCTCGCGCTCGGTCTTCGCGGCGCGCTTCACGCAGCTCGTCGGCGAGCCCCCGCTCGGCTACCTGACGCGTCTGCGCATGCAGAAGGCCGCGATGCTGCTGCGCGAGGGCTCAACGCTCGCGAAGGCTTCGCAGCTGACGGGCTACGCGTCGGAGGCCTCGTTCAGCCATGCGTTTCGCCAGTGGTCCGGTGTCTCGCCCGGCGTATGGCGCCGGAAGTTCCAGCCCCCGCCGGCTTGA
- a CDS encoding SDR family NAD(P)-dependent oxidoreductase, which yields MNRLNGKTAVITGGATGIGLAAAKRFIQEGAFVFIFGRRQDALDAAVAELGPKARAVKGSVSNLADLDRLYAAVKAERGTLDIVFANAGAGSPLALGKLTVEHVDETFDTNVKGTIFTVQKALPLMGAGGSIILTGSSAGTTGAPAFSAYSASKAAVRNLARTWAEDLKGTGIRVNVLSPGSTATELAKEALGEEGLKAFASMNPLQRMADPAEIGAAAAFLASPDSSFMTASEVAVDGGLAQI from the coding sequence ATGAACAGACTGAATGGAAAGACCGCCGTGATCACCGGTGGCGCGACGGGCATCGGCCTCGCCGCGGCGAAGCGCTTCATCCAGGAGGGCGCCTTCGTCTTCATCTTCGGCCGTCGGCAGGACGCACTCGACGCCGCCGTGGCCGAGCTCGGGCCCAAGGCCCGCGCGGTGAAGGGCTCGGTCTCCAACCTGGCCGACCTCGATCGACTCTACGCGGCGGTGAAGGCCGAGCGCGGAACGCTCGACATCGTCTTCGCCAATGCCGGGGCGGGCAGCCCCCTCGCGCTCGGCAAGCTCACCGTCGAGCACGTGGACGAAACCTTCGACACCAACGTGAAGGGGACGATCTTCACGGTCCAGAAGGCGCTGCCGCTGATGGGCGCGGGCGGTTCGATCATCCTGACCGGCTCGAGCGCCGGCACCACGGGCGCCCCGGCCTTCAGCGCCTACAGCGCGAGCAAGGCGGCGGTGCGCAACCTCGCCCGGACCTGGGCGGAGGACCTCAAGGGCACCGGCATCCGGGTCAACGTGCTGTCGCCCGGCTCGACGGCGACCGAACTCGCGAAGGAAGCGCTGGGCGAGGAGGGCCTGAAGGCCTTCGCCTCGATGAATCCGCTCCAGCGCATGGCCGATCCGGCGGAGATCGGGGCGGCGGCGGCCTTCCTCGCGTCGCCGGACAGCAGCTTCATGACCGCCAGCGAGGTCGCCGTTGACGGCGGTCTCGCGCAAATCTGA
- a CDS encoding ester cyclase, with the protein MTRNEEIIRGLYAAAEGPGLDAEKFVSLFSEQGYMQDMATGLKFRGKALGDAIVGITQTFPDLHRELFAIDVAEDVVVVELAIRGTHTGELALPSGTLAPTGKAIDVPTCDVFRLENGKVTAFHCYNEASVMQRQLGIGSD; encoded by the coding sequence ATGACCCGAAATGAAGAGATCATCCGGGGGCTTTACGCCGCCGCGGAAGGGCCGGGATTGGACGCTGAGAAGTTCGTCTCCCTGTTTTCCGAGCAGGGCTACATGCAGGACATGGCGACGGGCCTGAAGTTCCGCGGCAAGGCGTTGGGTGATGCCATCGTCGGCATCACCCAGACGTTCCCCGATCTTCACCGTGAATTGTTTGCCATTGACGTCGCGGAGGACGTCGTGGTGGTCGAGCTCGCCATCCGAGGAACGCACACGGGCGAGCTGGCCCTTCCGTCTGGCACCCTGGCCCCCACCGGGAAGGCGATCGACGTCCCGACGTGCGATGTCTTCCGCCTCGAAAACGGAAAGGTCACCGCCTTCCACTGCTACAACGAGGCGTCCGTCATGCAGCGGCAACTGGGCATCGGTTCCGACTGA
- a CDS encoding GNAT family N-acetyltransferase — MIREAELTPTPTPSRWLEVSTVRDLSQLARLRDEWNGLIDDSRSGPFNAWEWLYPWCRRIGADRQPFVMLARDRVGRLMGLLPLGFEQRRVWGRAVRRLAFLGETHVGSDYLDVVARRGHEEEMARLFAESLWELRDQWDVLDLTDLREDSVTVRVLREVFDTYGVASRLTERYVCPYETLGKGESFDDFLKRTSRRDNYLRRKKWLEKQEGYCIEKAELPGALAGPLTDFFRLHASRWASDGGSQGIRGRGVESFHRDATQLLAERGQLRIYTMKVGGQAVASVYGIVHGSSFIYFQSGYDPEWRNRSVGLVLVGETFRDALESGLTEYDFLRGTESYKADWTTKQRHTVSLRVLAPGGAGKWFVRHEEGMRQAREVTKKLLPQNAVERVRRFRRRLSAIRG; from the coding sequence GTGATTCGCGAAGCGGAACTGACGCCCACGCCCACGCCCTCTCGCTGGCTCGAGGTGAGCACCGTGCGGGACTTGTCCCAGCTCGCGCGCCTGCGCGACGAGTGGAACGGGCTCATCGACGACAGCCGGTCGGGGCCCTTCAACGCCTGGGAATGGCTCTACCCGTGGTGCCGGCGCATCGGCGCGGATCGCCAGCCCTTCGTGATGCTGGCGCGCGACCGGGTGGGCCGCCTCATGGGGCTCCTGCCGCTGGGCTTCGAGCAGCGGCGGGTGTGGGGCCGCGCGGTGCGGCGGCTCGCCTTCCTGGGCGAGACGCACGTGGGCAGCGACTACCTGGACGTGGTGGCGCGGCGCGGTCACGAGGAGGAGATGGCGCGCCTGTTCGCCGAGTCCCTGTGGGAGCTGCGCGACCAGTGGGACGTGCTGGATCTCACCGACCTGCGCGAGGACTCGGTGACGGTGCGGGTGCTGCGCGAGGTGTTCGACACGTACGGCGTCGCCTCGCGGCTCACCGAGCGCTACGTGTGCCCGTACGAGACCCTGGGCAAGGGCGAGTCCTTCGACGACTTCCTCAAGCGCACGAGCCGGCGTGACAACTACCTGCGGCGCAAGAAGTGGCTGGAGAAGCAGGAGGGCTATTGCATCGAGAAAGCGGAGCTGCCGGGCGCGCTCGCCGGGCCGCTCACGGACTTCTTCCGGCTGCACGCCTCGCGGTGGGCCTCGGATGGCGGCTCGCAGGGCATTCGCGGCCGGGGCGTCGAGTCCTTCCACCGGGACGCCACACAATTGCTCGCCGAGCGCGGCCAGTTGCGCATCTACACCATGAAGGTGGGCGGCCAGGCGGTGGCCTCGGTGTATGGCATCGTCCACGGCAGCTCCTTCATCTACTTCCAGTCCGGGTATGACCCGGAGTGGCGCAACCGCAGCGTGGGCCTGGTGCTCGTGGGCGAGACGTTCCGGGATGCGCTGGAGTCGGGGCTCACCGAGTACGACTTCCTGCGCGGCACGGAGAGCTACAAGGCCGACTGGACGACGAAGCAGCGCCACACCGTGTCCCTGCGGGTGCTCGCGCCGGGCGGGGCGGGGAAGTGGTTCGTGCGCCACGAGGAGGGCATGCGCCAGGCGCGCGAGGTGACCAAGAAGCTGCTGCCCCAGAACGCGGTGGAGCGCGTGCGCCGCTTCCGGCGCCGGCTGTCCGCGATCCGCGGGTAG
- a CDS encoding DegT/DnrJ/EryC1/StrS family aminotransferase, with protein METLKDKLFVPALPTLWPGMLVNQMPPRGFMPFSAANVRYFYFARNAIWTTVKMLGLDAGEVLMPAYHHGVEVEAVVDAGATPRFYRVGSRWDVDLEDVERKIGPKTKALYLIHYAGFPGPVDEMRRIADKHGLPLIEDCALSLLSADGSVPLGSTGDIGIFCLYKTLPMPHGGALTVNGARQYSLPEPPQPPSSSTFSHTVSSLLQNLELRGGAFGRSARGFVRGLGKGAVKAADIQRVATGTQHFDRRHVDLGMSPFAHRIARAQDLEAVVERRRRNYFFLLGRLRDVSAPLFNQLPAGVCPLFYPVVTDHKEEVLERLRARGIEAIDFWKHFHPACDASAFPEVAKLRRTIVEVPCHQDLTPEVMADVANVVRGALTREPAEKKHAG; from the coding sequence ATGGAAACGCTGAAGGACAAGTTGTTCGTTCCCGCCCTGCCCACGCTGTGGCCGGGCATGCTCGTCAACCAGATGCCGCCCCGCGGCTTCATGCCGTTCAGCGCCGCCAACGTGCGCTACTTCTACTTCGCCCGCAACGCCATCTGGACCACGGTGAAGATGCTGGGTCTGGACGCGGGCGAGGTGCTCATGCCCGCCTACCACCACGGCGTGGAGGTGGAGGCCGTGGTGGACGCCGGCGCCACTCCGCGCTTCTACCGCGTGGGCAGCCGCTGGGACGTGGACCTGGAGGACGTGGAGCGCAAGATCGGCCCCAAGACCAAGGCCCTCTACCTCATCCACTACGCGGGCTTTCCCGGCCCCGTGGACGAGATGCGCCGCATCGCCGACAAGCACGGCCTGCCGCTCATCGAGGACTGCGCCCTGTCGCTCTTGAGCGCGGACGGCTCGGTGCCGCTGGGCAGCACGGGTGACATCGGCATCTTCTGCCTCTACAAGACGCTGCCCATGCCGCACGGCGGCGCGCTCACCGTCAACGGCGCGCGCCAGTACAGCCTGCCCGAGCCGCCCCAGCCGCCGAGCTCCTCCACCTTCAGCCACACCGTGTCCTCGCTCCTGCAGAACCTGGAGCTGCGCGGGGGCGCGTTCGGCCGGAGCGCGCGCGGCTTCGTGCGCGGTCTGGGCAAGGGCGCGGTGAAGGCCGCGGACATCCAGCGCGTGGCCACCGGCACCCAGCACTTCGACCGGCGGCACGTGGACCTGGGCATGAGCCCCTTCGCCCACCGCATCGCCCGGGCGCAGGACCTGGAGGCCGTGGTCGAGCGCCGTCGGCGCAACTACTTCTTCCTGCTCGGCCGGCTGCGCGACGTGTCCGCGCCGCTCTTCAACCAGCTGCCCGCGGGCGTCTGCCCGCTCTTCTACCCGGTGGTGACGGACCACAAGGAAGAGGTGCTCGAGCGGCTGCGCGCCCGGGGCATCGAGGCCATCGACTTCTGGAAGCACTTCCACCCGGCGTGTGACGCCTCGGCCTTCCCGGAGGTGGCCAAGCTGCGGCGCACCATCGTGGAGGTGCCCTGCCACCAGGACTTGACGCCCGAGGTCATGGCGGACGTGGCCAACGTGGTGCGCGGCGCGCTCACGCGGGAGCCGGCCGAGAAGAAGCACGCGGGTTAG
- a CDS encoding GNAT family N-acetyltransferase encodes MEARQLSPAPRVVEVTDRSTFMALEPEWNALVEATADEPFYRHEFFRIWVDDFAPEARLRVLTLRDAEGRLSAALPLMAERASLYGVPARQLGATANPHSCRFDLIAREPEEAAAAFLAHLRADRGWDVLKLTDVPEGGAGWRLYDQATAAGFPTGTWESLQSPYIPLAASWEAFQAGLPSKFKANCRRRRRKLEEKGQVTVERVEGGLDLEAKLDEGFALEASGWKGQRGTAMAQDTRTRAFYAELARDAAYKGRLALYYLRLDGRAVAFQYALEYGGRYFLLKPGYDETLGDCSPGQLLMEDVLRDCMTRGLREFDFLGPDMVWKRDWTDHVRRHTWLYVFNDTTFGRALCAAKFRWAPAAREVMARWKR; translated from the coding sequence ATGGAAGCCAGACAGCTCAGCCCCGCGCCTCGTGTCGTCGAGGTGACGGATCGCAGCACCTTCATGGCCCTGGAGCCGGAGTGGAACGCCCTGGTCGAGGCCACGGCCGACGAGCCCTTCTACCGGCACGAGTTCTTCCGCATCTGGGTGGATGACTTCGCCCCCGAGGCGCGCCTGCGCGTGCTGACGCTGCGCGACGCGGAGGGCCGCCTGAGCGCGGCGCTCCCGCTCATGGCCGAGCGCGCCTCGCTCTACGGGGTGCCCGCGCGCCAGCTCGGCGCCACGGCCAACCCGCACTCCTGCCGCTTCGATCTCATCGCCCGCGAGCCCGAGGAGGCCGCGGCCGCGTTCCTCGCCCACCTGCGCGCGGACCGCGGCTGGGACGTGCTCAAGCTCACGGACGTGCCCGAGGGCGGCGCGGGCTGGCGCCTGTACGACCAGGCCACGGCCGCGGGCTTCCCCACGGGCACGTGGGAGTCGCTCCAGTCGCCCTACATCCCGCTCGCCGCTTCCTGGGAGGCGTTCCAGGCGGGACTGCCGTCCAAGTTCAAGGCCAACTGCCGTCGTCGCCGCCGCAAGCTGGAGGAGAAGGGCCAGGTGACGGTGGAGCGCGTGGAGGGCGGGCTCGACCTGGAGGCCAAGCTGGACGAGGGCTTCGCCCTGGAGGCCAGCGGCTGGAAGGGTCAGCGGGGCACCGCCATGGCGCAGGACACGCGCACGCGGGCCTTCTACGCGGAGCTGGCGCGCGACGCGGCGTACAAGGGCCGGCTCGCGCTCTACTACCTGCGGCTGGACGGGCGCGCGGTGGCCTTCCAGTACGCGCTGGAGTACGGCGGGCGCTACTTCCTGCTCAAGCCCGGCTACGACGAGACGCTGGGAGACTGCAGCCCGGGCCAGCTCCTCATGGAGGACGTGCTGCGCGACTGCATGACGCGCGGCCTGCGCGAGTTCGACTTCCTGGGGCCGGACATGGTGTGGAAGCGCGACTGGACGGACCACGTGCGCCGCCACACCTGGCTCTACGTCTTCAATGACACCACGTTCGGCCGCGCGCTGTGCGCGGCCAAGTTCCGCTGGGCCCCGGCGGCCCGAGAGGTGATGGCGCGATGGAAACGCTGA
- a CDS encoding gluconeogenesis factor YvcK family protein, translating into MESGRASNGLRQELEVRPTRIVAMGGGTGLPMVLKGLARKATPKLDAGEPGLDITAVVAMSDDGGSSGRLRRTRGVLPPGDVRNCLVALAEGKGPLSEVFQYRFAGKKGLAGHAVGNLLIAALAELKGDFMEAVRVSGTLLGAKGKVLPSTLAPVHLVAHMEDSSEVVGESKICRARGRIRRVTLSPRAPPPVDGLIESIRAADMIVIGPGSLYSSVLPNLLVDGVAQALRETRALKVMVGNLMTQPGETDGMDGVDHVRAVIEHVGPVLDAVLLNGTAPTEEAARRYARKGSVPVKTDRRALLDLGVIPVEADLLKEGPRIRHDSRKVTRCLLKMARSGL; encoded by the coding sequence ATGGAGTCGGGGCGCGCGTCGAACGGCCTGCGGCAGGAGCTGGAGGTCCGCCCCACGCGCATCGTGGCGATGGGCGGCGGGACCGGCCTTCCCATGGTGCTCAAGGGCCTGGCGCGCAAGGCCACGCCCAAGCTGGACGCGGGCGAGCCGGGGCTGGACATCACCGCCGTGGTGGCCATGAGCGATGACGGCGGCTCCTCGGGCCGCCTGCGCCGCACCCGCGGCGTGCTGCCTCCGGGCGACGTGCGCAACTGCCTGGTGGCGCTCGCCGAGGGCAAGGGGCCGCTCAGCGAGGTGTTCCAGTACCGCTTCGCGGGCAAGAAGGGCCTGGCCGGCCACGCGGTGGGCAACCTGCTCATCGCCGCCCTGGCGGAGCTCAAGGGCGACTTCATGGAGGCGGTGCGCGTGTCCGGCACGCTCCTGGGCGCCAAGGGCAAGGTGCTGCCGAGCACCCTGGCACCCGTGCACCTCGTGGCCCACATGGAGGACTCCTCCGAGGTGGTGGGCGAGAGCAAGATCTGCCGCGCCCGGGGCCGCATCCGCCGGGTGACGCTCAGCCCGCGCGCGCCGCCGCCGGTGGACGGGCTCATCGAGTCCATCCGCGCCGCGGACATGATCGTCATCGGCCCGGGCTCGCTCTACTCGAGCGTGCTGCCCAACCTGCTGGTGGACGGCGTGGCCCAGGCCCTGCGCGAGACGCGCGCCCTCAAGGTCATGGTGGGCAACCTCATGACGCAGCCGGGCGAGACGGACGGCATGGACGGGGTGGACCACGTGCGCGCCGTCATCGAGCACGTGGGCCCGGTGCTCGACGCGGTGCTGCTCAACGGCACCGCCCCGACCGAGGAGGCCGCCCGCCGCTACGCCCGCAAGGGCTCGGTGCCGGTGAAGACGGACCGGCGCGCGCTGCTGGACCTGGGCGTCATCCCCGTGGAGGCGGACCTGCTCAAGGAGGGGCCGCGCATCCGGCATGACAGCCGCAAGGTGACGCGCTGCCTGCTGAAGATGGCGCGCTCTGGCCTGTAG
- a CDS encoding sugar transferase gives MLAPVDDGGLSLAGSASGMLLLGATFVPTFQFSLYLMDLYDLRVAAEDRGRGARLLKAAGVTTAMVGVLMLVAPALLPIHLPPGALLGGAVGALVGTLGVRSALRAVVGSPSRVLIVGDGLKARATATAIEQGGEDSFHVVALVDPRRPRSATGEPEPIHEAAARFKADYVVQAVDDMRGAHWMDDLLRCRLEGRGVYEAAGFCERVLRRIPVTHLRTSDFAFAEELTVSGARRAAKRAFDILVASTLLLCAAPFLLIVMAAIKLDSKGPIFYRQERTGLNGKSYFLWKFRSMRTDAEKNGAVWARSNDDRVTRVGRFIRKTRIDEIPQVLNILTGDMSFVGPRPERPVFIEQLKQQIPFYALREAVKPGLTGWAQIRYPYGASVEDARNKLEFDLYYVKNGSLFLDMSIIFHTVRHVLLARGAR, from the coding sequence ATGCTGGCGCCGGTGGACGACGGGGGCCTGAGTCTGGCGGGGAGCGCCTCGGGGATGTTGCTCCTGGGCGCCACGTTCGTGCCCACCTTCCAGTTCTCGCTGTACCTCATGGACTTGTATGACCTGCGCGTGGCGGCGGAGGACCGCGGCCGCGGGGCCCGCCTGCTCAAGGCCGCGGGCGTGACGACGGCGATGGTGGGCGTGCTGATGCTGGTGGCGCCCGCCCTGCTCCCCATCCACCTGCCCCCGGGCGCGCTGCTCGGCGGCGCGGTGGGCGCGCTGGTGGGCACCCTGGGCGTGCGCTCCGCGCTGCGCGCCGTGGTGGGCTCGCCCAGCCGCGTGCTCATCGTGGGTGATGGGCTCAAGGCCCGCGCCACCGCCACCGCCATCGAGCAGGGCGGCGAGGACAGCTTCCACGTGGTGGCCCTGGTGGATCCCCGCCGGCCCCGCTCGGCCACGGGCGAGCCCGAGCCCATCCACGAGGCGGCCGCGCGCTTCAAGGCCGACTACGTGGTGCAGGCCGTGGACGACATGCGCGGCGCGCACTGGATGGACGACCTGTTGCGCTGCCGGCTCGAGGGCCGGGGCGTGTACGAGGCCGCCGGCTTCTGCGAGCGCGTGCTGCGCCGCATCCCCGTGACGCACCTGCGCACGAGCGACTTCGCCTTCGCCGAGGAGCTCACCGTGTCCGGCGCGCGGCGGGCCGCCAAGCGGGCCTTCGACATCCTGGTGGCCTCCACGCTGCTCCTGTGCGCGGCGCCCTTCCTGCTCATCGTGATGGCCGCCATCAAGCTGGACTCCAAGGGCCCCATCTTCTACCGGCAGGAGCGCACGGGCCTCAACGGCAAGTCCTACTTCCTGTGGAAGTTCCGCAGCATGCGCACGGACGCGGAGAAGAACGGCGCGGTGTGGGCGCGCTCCAACGACGACCGCGTCACCCGGGTGGGCCGCTTCATCCGCAAGACGCGCATCGACGAGATTCCCCAGGTGCTCAACATCCTCACCGGCGACATGAGCTTCGTGGGCCCGCGGCCCGAGCGCCCGGTGTTCATCGAGCAACTCAAGCAGCAGATTCCGTTCTACGCGCTGCGCGAGGCCGTCAAGCCGGGCCTCACCGGGTGGGCGCAGATCCGCTACCCCTACGGGGCCTCCGTGGAGGATGCGCGCAACAAGTTGGAATTCGACCTGTATTACGTGAAGAACGGCTCGCTTTTCCTCGACATGAGCATCATCTTCCACACCGTCCGGCACGTGCTGCTGGCGCGCGGCGCGCGCTAG